The following nucleotide sequence is from Diospyros lotus cultivar Yz01 chromosome 3, ASM1463336v1, whole genome shotgun sequence.
TTAATCTTTGGATTTGCATGGCTGGAAGCTGGCTTGAAAAGAAATACCATTAATAAGATGATTTAGATTAGGACATACATACAATTGTATTACCTCCTTTtagtaatttcttcatatttttcgacCCTTGAACAGAAACTTAATCAAATCCATATTTTGATCAATTCCAACATAGAAAGATGGTCCAGCCGTAATCAgtggaaatatatataaaaaataatatatagaaagCATTTTCTCGGCTACCAAACAATTTGGGGCTCAACTCAACTGCATGTAACGGGAACCGGTCCCCTGTTGTATCCGTCTCCATCGTTTCAACACGTCAAATGGTGCCCGAAGAAAAAGACATGCCGTGTCCCAACACCGACAAAACTTCTGTGAGATCCATTCCAATCCAACCCTCCATTGTATTCCTCCCACGTACCTTTCCGTCTCGTCATTTTCCCTGAAATTTGCCCTTAACTTCTACCCCACAATCTTCGCCAACATGGCCGGACTTAGATTCCAAGGGTGTTTCGCTGAGCGGTTTGACCGCTTTTTAagctataataataatttataagctatataggttttttttttctttaaatatttgaCAACTCTTAtcaactttaaagttattattaAGCTTAAAAACTATTATATGAGCTTTTTAAAAAGACTGTGGGCTTGAACCCTACAGCTTTTCCAAAATGATGATTAGGGATTACATGCATTGATcaataaaattacttatttgTCTTTACACAAATTCTATATTTCTCATCTACTCATCTCTTTTGTCTACTGTCTTTGTCGCCGTCACCTCCCTTCAGCTTCGTTCGTTGTCTCCAACTCCTCTATTGCCATTAGCCACCACTTTTAGCTCCATTGTCACCGGTGACCTGCTGACTCTAGATCTATTCCCATCCCCGCCTCCAGCCTTGATCGTCGTCGTTGTCGTCTGTTGCTCGTGCCTCCATTGTCTATCTCCTCCTCCATCCTCCATCGTCGACGGTGTCCTCAATAGTTGTggaagttatatatatatatatatttgtaagtgtgtaatatatatttaatagtaaaattttatattatttaataatatgtctatttttatatttttattaaattttaataatttattagtttttttcaaattaatacacataattattaattaataatttaaaaatatatttatccaaaAGTCTTATCAGTTAAACATTACCTAACTTTTTAACTTTAGACAAATTAAAAATGCAACAACGTTTAAGCTGCTAACGTTTAAGCTGGGTAACTTTTACGCTTTACACAACTTAAACGTTACCCACAGTGGCTAGATTTTTCTCCATAGATTTCATTGTCTGCAAGTGAATGGTCCACTCTCCATTAAAGCTTTTGTGAAGTTACAAAAAGCTGATATATATGCCAAAAATCGGAGTGTTCCACCATCATTGTTTCGCAATGAGAAAAGCTCGCATGCATTGATGGCTTTGATGGAAACCCTAAATTCCCAGTGGTTTGATTTTCCTGATAAGTGTTTTGTGGAGGAGTTCGTTCATAACACAATGTTCAGGCTTGCTACTTCTTTATGGGTTTTGGCCTCTTCCTTCTTGCTTTATCTTTTCAGGTTCATAGCCAGATTCATAGTCAGGTATAAATAATTTTCCTCTCTTCTGGTACGTGGATTTATGTCCTTTTCTATTGTTTGAACGCGTCTTGTTTTGTTTGGCAGGTTGGGGGACGCGGATGAGAGTTCACGGAAGAATGattctgaagaagaagaaaatgaaattgcTGGCGCAGATTCCAAGGTTTTGGAACCGGAAGGGTTTCAACCTCGGACTGGTGAGAAAGAGAACGCTGGTTTCCTGGAAAATTCGCCTAAGCCAAGCACTAGCAAGTACCAGATCACGCCTTGCAAGGATTTAAGTGGATTCATAGAAGAGCCAAAAACTATAAGTTTCACTGTTCATCAGTTGTGTGTGGGTTCAAATGATTCCCCGATTTTTGATGTTGGAAATCATGAAGCTCCCGTTTCTGCGCATCAGGAATTTTCCGCGAGttcagatgatgatgatgattttcagGGATTTGATTCTGAAGCAGAGGCCGTTGTTCTTGGAAGAACAGAGGACTCTGTTGAAATCTCATGTAGACAAAGTACTCCAGAGAAACCAGAACAAGCCGTTCCTACTGAAGATGAAGTTGGATTGCTTTCTTTGAATCGAGAATTATCCGTGAGTTCAGATGATGGTTTCGGGGGCGATGATCAAATGATCAACCGAGCCTCCGGAGATGAAGATTTTCCGGAATTTGACTCAGAAGCAGAGGATGTTGTTCTTGAAAAAACAGAGGACCCAGTTGAAATCTCATGTAGGGAAAATGTAGAACAAGCCATCCCTACTGAAACTGACGATGGATTGCTTTCGGATAATCAGTCTTTGCTTTTGGATGCAGAGATTGAGTTTCGTAATTCCGTTGAAAGGGCCTCAATGGAAGTTCACAATCCCAGCCCTTCTGAAGAGAAAGAGATCGAATTTTCagagaaaatcccaaattcaGAAGAATTTGGTGATACCAGGATTGTTAGTACTGATGAAGAGTACATAGATTTGGAGCCCAATTTGCAATTTTCCAGCCATCGTGATGAAAATTTTCTCAGGAAAGAGTTGTTACACGAACAGGACAATTTACAGAGGATAGAAACAGAGCCGGTGTACAGTTTCGAAGGATTTAAAGAACCAAATTTCCAGAAGAAAAATTCATGGGCTTCAGGTTGGAAggatgatgattatgatgatgAGTTTGATATTCTGTTGAAGCATCAAGATTTGATTGAGCAGATGAAAATGGAGATAAAAAATGCCAGAGCCAAAGGGCTTCCCACCATCTTAGAGGAATGTGAGACCCCCAAAATGGTGGAAGATCTGAAGCCACTGAAGATTGATGAAAAGTTTGAGCATAAAGACTTCATGGAAGAGATCCAAAAGGTCTACAAGAGCTACTCAGAGAAGATGAGGAAACTGGACATCTTGAATTACCAAACTCTCCATGCAATTAGTAAGTTCctaaatcctaattctaataGCCCCCCACATATTAGAATTTCAGTTTGCTTTCCatgataaagaaaatgaatttatttatttattttttaatggaaGAGATCTTTTAAGGATATGGTATTGCATGGTGGGTCACCATCCTCTTTACACCTCCAATTTCCACACTTAAAGATGATTCTCCTGAATCATGTCGTCTACTTTCAAGCAGGTTATAATCCAAACTAGTAGTGGCCTTTAATGTCATCCATCCGGCCTTTTCCTAATTTCCTCAACTCCATTAAATCTGTCGCCTCAGTACTGTATCAGTGATAAGCCTAATTGATTACTCCACTCTTGTCCCTGTGGCCCATATCATATGTGTTCCAGCACAGTTTTAGTGCTTGCATAGAATCTTTGCTAAATTCAACAGCTAATTCCCAATTTTTACCAATTCAACATTACAGGTAGCTTGAAAAACATGCAAACTGTTTTCTGGATTGTTTGTGTGTATGCAGGGTCGGCTCAAAGGGTTGGAGGGCCTAGGCCATTATTAATTTAAGgatcctttaaaaaataataaaaaattcttttatttttaattttttataattgtttttcttttcaattgtcatcaaaagtaaaaaaaatttgaacaacAACCTCCTTTTTGAGTAGCAGGGctggattttgaaaattttttgggGCCCCTTTTTGGGGACCCTAGACATAGGCCTTAGTGGCCTCCCCTTGAGCCGGCCCTGTGTGTAcgtatatatattctttaagaGGGGGTACGAGTCGAGTCGGGTCTAGATCAGATTTATCTAAATTTCACCATGTGATGCTGGTTACATGAATTGATATTGCTGGGTTCATTCTATCACAGGCTTCCTCCAGTGGAAGGATCCGGCTCAGCAACCGGGCCAAAGATCATCGGTTTCTGCAGTGAAATCGGTTCTCTTCCCCAGCCTCTGGCCGTGCAAACTAAGAAGGATCTATGCTGATCCAACACTAAAGTCCATCACTGAATTGCACAGAAAATTGGAAGCGGTTTACGTTGGACAAGCCTGCCTTTCATGGGAAATCCTCCATTGGCAGTATGAGAAGGCAACAGAG
It contains:
- the LOC127798246 gene encoding LOW QUALITY PROTEIN: uncharacterized protein LOC127798246 (The sequence of the model RefSeq protein was modified relative to this genomic sequence to represent the inferred CDS: inserted 1 base in 1 codon), encoding MALMETLNSQWFDFPDKCFVEEFVHNTMFRLATSLWVLASSFLLYLFRFIARFIVRLGDADESSRKNDSEEEENEIAGADSKVLEPEGFQPRTGEKENAGFLENSPKPSTSKYQITPCKDLSGFIEEPKTISFTVHQLCVGSNDSPIFDVGNHEAPVSAHQEFSASSDDDDDFQGFDSEAEAVVLGRTEDSVEISCRQSTPEKPEQAVPTEDEVGLLSLNRELSVSSDDGFGGDDQMINRASGDEDFPEFDSEAEDVVLEKTEDPVEISCRENVEQAIPTETDDGLLSDNQSLLLDAEIEFRNSVERASMEVHNPSPSEEKEIEFSEKIPNSEEFGDTRIVSTDEEYIDLEPNLQFSSHRDENFLRKELLHEQDNLQRIETEPVYSFEGFKEPNFQKKNSWASGWKDDDYDDEFDILLKHQDLIEQMKMEIKNARAKGLPTILEECETPKMVEDLKPLKIDEKFEHKDFMEEIQKVYKSYSEKMRKLDILNYQTLHAISFLQWKDPAQQPGQRSSVSAVKSVLFPSLWPCKLRRIYADPTLKSITELHRKLEAVYVGQACLSWEILHWQYEKATELLEHDPXGDRPYSQVAGEFQQFQVLMQRFVENEPFQGPRVQNYAKNRCELRTLLQIPALRDDCLKDAGVDGVTMVSIAMLAEIIDESMRVFWEFLRPDRDESNLIFKAFPATHVDLRNPSDSQLLIDIKTSLQKKEKRLKDTLRSGNCIVKKFQKHPEEKRIDRELLIAQIELKLVARVLSLSRLTTDQLVWCQKKLKKINFFGRKVHVESSFLLFPFQDF